caatattcatttcatttaatgtctcaacatgatatccatttctgcggatatctttaaaacttaataagtttcttgggaatttagaagaaaatagtgcatcttctataacaatttttgtccccttaggcagaattatagtagctcttccggagccttctatcatttttgaattaccagaaattgtagtaacattagcttttcttctaagtaaatcggaaaaatatttctcgtctttaaatatagcatgggttgttccactatcaattacacaaatatcctcgtgatttatcattgatccaaataagatttgaggcatttccatattttcttcaataagaaataaaatacgtattaacacatggtatattacacaattttttatttatttacattgattagaaaaatacaaacatcatatttaatacagataaaaagaaaaatatttacatattattagtcttgtcaatattcatattttcgtctggaaaattaaagaaatcagctacatccagatgcataggctcaatattatcttcagagataaaatttatctctggattattttttgCCCTTTTTAATGATGCCTGAcatagctgaaccagacgttttgacgACCGGCAAATTCGCGACCAGTACCCCACAcatccacatctatgacatattgtttctgaattattctttgGTAAAGCTtttggctttttaccctgccttttatattgctggttatttctcggtgccagccgagtatcatgattaaaatttcttctttgattaCGACCACGATCACGATCACGTCTGGGGTCATGGCCTCTTTCttgttggttagaatttgcctgattcacttcagggagtggcaaagaaccaactggccgactatcatgatttttcattaatagttcattatgtctttcagcaataagaaggtgagaaagtaattcagaatattttttaaattcttttttgcgatattgctgctgcatgGGCATATTcacgggtggaaatgtggagtatgtcttttcaagtttatcttgctcagtgatctcttctccccataaatttaactgagctataattctaaacagagcagaattatattcagttatatttttgaaatccattaatcttagatttagccaatcatgacgagcttgtggaagcatgaccaacttcaggtggtcatatctttcttttaaatttttccacaatttaagggggtcttttaatgtgagatattgcaattttagcccctcgtcaagatggtgacggagaaatatcatggctttagcacggtcttgattggatgccatattgtcatctttaatggtgtctgccagatccattgattctaaatgaatttcggcatcaagtgcccatgatgagtagccttttccagagatatcaagagcagtaaattcaattttggaaatatttgccattttataaaaataaaactaaataaaactcttaccacttttgttaccttgaaaaattagccggagcctcgtgctgataacgtgttgtaaaatagactagattaataatttaagaagaagaaaataataacaaaagagATAATGAGGGAAAGAGGAAAAGAGAGGAGTTGTGCGTGTTTTTCTGTATGTATTCTCTAATTCATTTGCACAGAATGTGCATATTATATAGGCATTACAAAGAGTCAATTTGTTGCCTAACTTGCCCAACTATCCAAGTGGGTGGGTCCCACTTGGATAGATACATCCATACATAACAGAAAGAAAATGATAAATCTTTgttgatttattaaaattaataagtaaaaagaaacaaaaaaataataccaCAATAATGATATAACTaatgttgaaaataaaaattcaaccaaataCGAAATTAAATGATTCCAtattttatctcaatttttttttaatgaaccAAACGACTCCTAATAGAATTACTTATAAATTAGTGGATATTTAGGAGTTTAATTTTATGGGTTAAATGAGTGAGAATAATATTGAGTTggatataataattaaattagaaaaaaatattaaataggacaaatatatatattcatgtaaGCACGCCACGTAAGTGCCACATAGGATATAATAAAAGTGGACATATACTTAATGGTCAAAGAACATATATGTGCCTAAAGTTAGATGACAAggacaaatatatcaaaaaagtaTGACAAAGAGCAAATGTAACCTTTTTCGGCGAGTAactatttttcctttattaatAGATAGAAATGTTATTTAAGGTGTTAGTTGGTCACATTAATGAAGTAAGTTGGTAAATAAATATTAGttagaattaataaatgatgagtgtttttataaaatataaaagtttgaagtaatttttaaatttttttagataTTAGAACTTGTTCCAAATACTAAGTTTTTGTAGATTTTGAAAACTTGGGATGTTTGCCAAATATATTATCAagtaatgaaaaattatatggccaaacactaatttctaattttttttcaaatttttcgtTGAAGCCAAACGGCCCCTTAAGGGCAACAAGAGTGAGTGCTCTTATCTACTAGTATGGGACACACTTCTATATACTAATCTTTATCTTAATTCGTCTTCTCCAAATTTTTCAATTTAAGCTTATATCCTTAATTACGTCATTTTCCCTAATACTTTTTTAATCTACCtctaatactttttttttgaatcCGATTCATAATTAATCTTttcataataaaatattcatctATTTTCAATCACATATTCAAGCTATCTCAAACTCCTTTCAAAACGTAAATAAATAGCCCTCAAAATCTGACCAAGTGGTTGGCGGGAGCTCGGCGGCTATTAATTACAGTAGGAGTAATAAttatctactttttttttttttttaatatactcCTAATTTACACATATTTGTTTACCTATAAATTTTTTTCCATCTCTGAATTTCTCATCAACTAAACTCTGAAAGTTAAAAAGCCAGTTGCCCAATTTCACTCAAATTTGTAGATTTATAAATAATCTTTAAGTTTTGATCCCCAAATCTATCTGGgtttataaaaaagaaaataaaaatcgaATCTTTTTTAGCTGTTTCTCCTCCATTGCATCAGGTGAATGTTACTACTATCTTTAACCTTTTGTTGTTGATAAATGTGAGAAATTTTAGTACTATTACCTGATTTTTATTTGGGTATTTTAATGGTTCTTGTTTTGACCCTTTTAAGGTAGAGAGTTCATTCTCATTTCTTGAATATTTTGAATGTTATTAGTGTGTAATTCAATCAGTCAATTGATTTAAAGATTTGATTCTAAACAAGTTGAGATCGGCTATATTCAATTGTCTGTATCTATTTCCGCTCAGGGGCGGAGCTAGATGGGtttgggggtggggggtgggaGGGGTTCATTGATTCACTCGAAAATCACACTGTATATACAAaggtcaatttttaaaaatgtttatATAGAAGATGATGAACCCTTAATGAAAATCATGCCTTTTCCACTAATGTCGCGTTACTTAGGCCTCTTCGTCTCCAAGTTGATGTGTTTTTAGTGGTGGAAACTTTAGTGCTATTGTTAAAAAATGTATATACAGTAGATGATGAACCCGTTAGCGAAAATTCTGTCTTTTTCACTAATTTCGCGTTACTTAGGCCTGTTCCTCTCCAAGTTGATGTGTTATTAGTGGTGGAAACTTTAGTGctattttgttttctcttttcgATATATAAAATGTAAAAGCTTTAAACTATCTTGTTCTAGTTTTGGGATAAATGTTAAAACCTTAATAGGAGTACTATATTACTTTTGGCTGGTCTTTATGTGGGGTttagtatgttttttcaagccATTCGGAATTTAAAGTTTTCGTCTTGATCAATTTGAAGTGCATACTTCATTCTCATTTCTTGGTTATTATGAATGTTTTATATATCAAAATTGAGTGTTCTTCTCTTTTAGCTTCTCTTCTCTCTTGCTTCATTGCACAAGGTGAAAACTTTAATAATGTCTTAAAAGGATGATTTTGTATCTGGGTATTTACCGTATTAGTAAGTTTTCTAGCAATTTGCAGTTTAAAGTTTACGTCTTGATCAATTCGAAGCACATACCTCATTCTCAATTCTTGATACTTTTGAAGTGCTTGATGTATTCTTCCTTCTCCTGTGACATTGATGTGTAATTCTTATAATCAACCAACTATGAGTCAATCGCAAAATAGTTGTAGTTGGAGTCAGCTAGATGAATCATCCATATACATTGTGTTCTATTTGGGCCTATTCATCCCAAGATGAAGTATAGTTGGTAGGAATAAATTGATAAAAACTCTTAGAGAGTGAGATTGTTGGGAAGTCGCGTAATGTGATGAACTCACATGTGTCGCATTCGCATGACGATTGTTGTCCTTTGTATTCTTCTTCTTGTAGGTGATTAGAAAACTTAAAGGGGTGCACTTTTGAAAAGCTCAATTCTTTTAATCGAAGCCTTGAATCAGGTCTGGTCTGCACAACATTTCTATTATcactaatttatgaaattagcTTAATTGAGGGGCTGAAATTGTATTAAAAGCACATTTATCGTCCCTCCTTTTTCCCATTTAACTTTTAGTGAAGTTGTTGATGTGGATCTCTAgctaatatatatatcttggaAATTCCCTGTTATTGAACTTGCTGTTGATCGATGAATTGGTTGTTCTGAGGTTGTGATCGTGGTGAGTTGTCATATTTTAGATAAACAATCTCAGCAAGGATTTCCACGGATTCAATGAATAACACTGATCATGCACCAGAAACACCAACACTCAAAATCAAGGCATTCTTTGAATCTGCTCCACCACTAAAAGATGCTGCTGAAATAGAGACAAAATTGAAGGAATTTGTCGACCGGAATTCATCATCAGGCAAATTTGGTTCCATTCAGCTCTTGTAGCTTCTATTGTTTGAACTTCCTTTCTAAAATCTGGCCAATGACAATGCCATGGACTTTATTTTGACTGTCTTTATCGTGTTCAGAGAATGGAAAAGCAAACAGGGTGGTGTGTGTGACTTCTGGCGGTACAACTGTTCCTTTGGAGAAGCGATGTGTTCGTTATATTGACAACTTTAGCTCTGGTCATAGAGGATCTGCTTCCACAGAGTATATCATGAAACACCATATTTAAATTTCTAGTACGCATTTGGTTCATGTAACGTCTTACATTCAAATTAAACTGAAATTGCAGGTACTTTTTGAAGGCTGGTTACTCTGTCATCTTTCTTTATCGTAGGTTTGTATCAAGTGCATTGCTATGTAGCACCATTATCCTGATCATGATTCTTCCCTTTGAAAAATAGTATATGCTCCTGACTTGATTTTGAAGTCCATGAAACTCTACATATGCAGGGGAACCTGCCAGCCATTTTGCAGATCGCTGCCTGACGATCCATTGCTTGAGTGTTTTACTTCAACTGATGATACAAGTATTCAAGGTCtgttattttttcattttaacaGACATCAATGCTTTCTTGATTTCTAGCAGCATAGAACTGCATGGTGAATTTAATAAAACATTCTGTATATACTGTGTAGGCTCATATCGATAATATCCAATTGATCAATACTTTTCATACTTTACATTAAAGAGGTGATGAAGACCGATTAAAACAAATGTGGATAATCATAGAAGGAGGAAATATAATGATGTGATGgaatttaaaaagtattttttgttCATATTGATCTTCGTAATTCCTTTATATTGATCTTATCTGCATCCCAGGCTTGTTGGGTGTTACCTTGGGGGTTGAGGATATTTATAACCATTGCTTGGAATATTTTGAACCTGTCTGATGTTGTTGACCATTTTATGCTTTTCAAGTCGCACtgacattttatttttcttggaaCTATTTCAGTGGATCCTTCGCATGCTGAAGTGGTGAAGAGAGCTATTACTGAAACTCATTCTGTAAGGATCTTAATCGATTATTCGGACAAAATTTCACTTACATTTGACGGTAATTAACTTAACAAGTTCTAATTGCAGGCAGTTAATGGCGGCTTCCTGCTGAAATTACCGTTTACAacaatttttgaatatttgcAGGTCATGTTAGTAGTTATTTACTTGTATGATAAGTAGGTTATGTTCAGTAGATTGGTACAAATCTATTTGGTGTACTTAATTATTAAAACTTCAACTTTGAGTAAGCAATATGCTCCATATCTAATATGTTGTATGAATGCTTGTAAAAAGAGTATTAAATGTGGTTTGTGTTAAACAGATTCTTCGGATGATAGCTGTGTCTTTCAGGAGCCTTGGTCCTAGTGCTGTGTTCTATCTTGCAGCTGCAGTTTCTGACTTCTATGTACCGTGGGAGAGCATGGTAATCATTTATTCTTCCTTGGTATTGTTTTGGTTGAATTTGCACTGGAAACGGTTGGATGCAGTTCGATCGTTGTGAAATTctgtttttcttatttcttgTCTCCTGTCCTCTATGTTCCAGTACCAGAA
This Solanum dulcamara chromosome 1, daSolDulc1.2, whole genome shotgun sequence DNA region includes the following protein-coding sequences:
- the LOC129880087 gene encoding phosphopantothenate--cysteine ligase 2-like isoform X1, which codes for MNNTDHAPETPTLKIKAFFESAPPLKDAAEIETKLKEFVDRNSSSGKFENGKANRVVCVTSGGTTVPLEKRCVRYIDNFSSGHRGSASTEYFLKAGYSVIFLYRRGTCQPFCRSLPDDPLLECFTSTDDTSIQVDPSHAEVVKRAITETHSAVNGGFLLKLPFTTIFEYLQILRMIAVSFRSLGPSAVFYLAAAVSDFYVPWESMTMHKIQSASGPLDMRLAQVPKMLYVLRNEWAPVAFCISFKLETDIDILLGKADMALKKYKMHMVVANELQTRKEEVIVVTEQEKITVRRDTTQPGADVENPLIKLVVERHSTYINHSDA
- the LOC129880087 gene encoding phosphopantothenate--cysteine ligase 2-like isoform X2, giving the protein MNNTDHAPETPTLKIKAFFESAPPLKDAAEIETKLKEFVDRNSSSENGKANRVVCVTSGGTTVPLEKRCVRYIDNFSSGHRGSASTEYFLKAGYSVIFLYRRGTCQPFCRSLPDDPLLECFTSTDDTSIQVDPSHAEVVKRAITETHSAVNGGFLLKLPFTTIFEYLQILRMIAVSFRSLGPSAVFYLAAAVSDFYVPWESMTMHKIQSASGPLDMRLAQVPKMLYVLRNEWAPVAFCISFKLETDIDILLGKADMALKKYKMHMVVANELQTRKEEVIVVTEQEKITVRRDTTQPGADVENPLIKLVVERHSTYINHSDA